A genomic segment from Deinococcus sp. YIM 77859 encodes:
- a CDS encoding LCP family protein produces the protein MTASSPSPPPHLRARLRAVQVFGLSLAALTLGGFAVLRAPGAAAGSAAASEVPRFTLLLAGRDIVYCAYRTPCRDQDQRTGLLQPPNTDTLMLVKVDGTRVNVLNIPRDTNVGDFDPRRSLAEQKVNSRYWAGGPSALTQAVETITGEPVDAYVIVRTDYVARVIDALGGLDVTVPEGGIEWVDQAAGVNLKLPPGHHHLSGEQAVLFLRVRKGFGDDYGRIDHQKQALTQLVSRLKTPQGLTALPTILGGLGHGVETNVDPNLLGHLLPHLPDLKLTFATLPTRPIPGTFNLAADRAALARVWNTSAEEATSSSPDLPDVTVRIVDASGAGLGPALERALRTLGYRRITVQLAPASGEASQVFTGQDVRAAGELADTLGLPRLQGERFPVAPGEVGILLGRDARQSLAALQALNGNPPPQPPATENP, from the coding sequence ATGACTGCCTCTTCGCCTTCCCCCCCACCCCACCTGCGAGCCCGCCTGCGGGCAGTCCAGGTCTTCGGCCTGAGCCTGGCCGCCCTGACCCTGGGCGGCTTTGCAGTGCTGCGTGCACCCGGCGCCGCCGCAGGAAGCGCCGCAGCGAGCGAAGTCCCCCGCTTTACCCTCCTGCTGGCCGGGCGGGACATCGTGTACTGCGCCTACCGCACCCCCTGCCGGGATCAGGACCAGCGCACGGGGCTGCTGCAACCCCCCAACACCGACACCCTGATGCTTGTCAAGGTGGACGGAACCCGCGTCAACGTCCTCAATATCCCGCGCGACACCAACGTAGGGGACTTTGACCCGCGGCGGTCCCTGGCCGAGCAGAAGGTGAATAGCCGTTACTGGGCGGGTGGACCGTCCGCCCTCACGCAGGCCGTCGAGACGATTACCGGAGAACCCGTGGACGCCTACGTGATTGTGCGAACCGACTATGTGGCGCGCGTGATCGACGCGCTGGGGGGCCTGGACGTCACGGTGCCGGAGGGCGGCATCGAGTGGGTGGACCAGGCGGCCGGCGTGAATCTCAAACTGCCTCCCGGCCACCATCACCTCAGCGGAGAACAGGCGGTGCTGTTTTTGCGCGTGCGCAAGGGCTTTGGAGACGACTACGGACGCATCGACCACCAGAAGCAGGCGCTGACGCAGCTCGTCTCGCGCCTGAAGACGCCCCAGGGGCTCACGGCCCTGCCCACCATCCTGGGCGGCCTGGGCCACGGCGTAGAGACGAATGTGGACCCCAACCTGCTGGGCCACCTGCTGCCCCACCTGCCGGACCTCAAGCTCACCTTCGCCACGCTGCCCACCCGGCCCATCCCCGGCACCTTTAACCTGGCCGCCGACCGCGCCGCCCTCGCCCGGGTGTGGAACACCTCTGCGGAGGAGGCCACGAGTTCCTCGCCGGACCTACCGGACGTCACCGTACGCATCGTGGACGCCAGCGGGGCGGGGCTGGGGCCAGCCCTGGAACGGGCGCTGCGAACGCTGGGCTACCGCCGGATCACGGTGCAGCTGGCACCGGCAAGCGGTGAAGCCAGCCAGGTCTTCACCGGACAGGACGTGCGGGCCGCGGGCGAGCTGGCCGATACGCTGGGCCTGCCCCGCCTGCAGGGCGAACGTTTCCCCGTTGCTCCAGGCGAGGTCGGTATTCTGCTGGGAAGAGATGCCCGCCAGAGCCTCGCGGCCCTGCAAGCCCTGAACGGGAATCCCCCCCCTCAACCCCCTGCCACGGAGAACCCATGA
- a CDS encoding YbbR-like domain-containing protein: MKESRLGRWTDPRLLWRRLLHNLPAKTLALATAVVLWLVATADRRANVEQSYDVPVTVSDTTGGRGVGTRTVSDLSPATIRVTLSGRPERLRELRGENIEAVVDVTGVPEGSFTRPVTVQAPTGTTLRGLRPERVQGFVDTVLTRTLPVTLSVATPPETSVPRYTVTPTEAAVSGASRVVGTVERLVSSPVSLPAGGEREVPLLALDARGAAVEGVTVNPRTVTVRRVDTGELPIKSLPVVLAEPPAGLRVTAVSVQPSRVRLVAAPELLARLREVAGTVPYREGTYTAPVTLRVPAGAQALEEVSARLTVERVPRAPAR; encoded by the coding sequence GTGAAGGAAAGCCGTCTGGGCCGCTGGACTGACCCCCGCCTCCTGTGGCGACGACTGCTGCACAACCTGCCGGCCAAGACGCTGGCGCTGGCGACGGCGGTGGTGCTGTGGCTGGTGGCGACGGCCGATCGCCGCGCCAATGTCGAGCAGAGTTATGACGTGCCGGTCACGGTGAGCGACACGACGGGCGGGCGGGGCGTGGGCACGCGCACGGTCAGCGACCTGTCACCCGCCACCATCCGGGTCACCCTCAGCGGGCGCCCCGAGCGGCTGCGCGAACTGCGCGGCGAGAACATCGAGGCGGTGGTGGACGTGACGGGAGTTCCGGAAGGCAGTTTTACCCGGCCCGTGACCGTACAGGCCCCCACCGGGACCACCCTGCGTGGTCTACGGCCCGAGCGGGTTCAGGGCTTTGTGGATACCGTGCTGACGCGAACGCTGCCGGTGACCCTGAGTGTCGCTACACCGCCCGAAACAAGCGTCCCGCGGTACACCGTCACGCCCACCGAGGCGGCCGTGAGCGGAGCCAGCCGGGTGGTGGGCACGGTAGAACGCCTGGTCAGCAGCCCGGTTTCGCTGCCCGCCGGTGGCGAGCGTGAGGTTCCTCTGCTGGCCCTGGACGCGCGCGGCGCAGCTGTCGAGGGGGTGACGGTGAACCCCCGCACCGTCACGGTCCGCCGGGTGGACACGGGCGAACTGCCCATCAAGAGCCTGCCGGTGGTGCTGGCCGAGCCGCCCGCCGGGCTGCGGGTCACGGCGGTGAGCGTGCAGCCCAGCCGGGTGCGCCTGGTGGCCGCACCGGAACTGCTCGCTCGCCTGCGGGAGGTGGCGGGCACTGTTCCCTACCGCGAGGGAACCTACACGGCCCCCGTCACCCTCCGCGTGCCGGCGGGTGCTCAGGCTCTGGAGGAGGTCAGCGCGCGGCTGACCGTGGAACGTGTTCCCCGCGCTCCTGCCCGCTGA
- the cdaA gene encoding diadenylate cyclase CdaA: MLFPGSLTVRDVLDVLLVAFLIYQGYLLVVGTRAVNVLRGILVFAGVWVLAELLGLTTLSYLLGRAGTVGLFALVVLFQPELRAALERVGRPRGRDQGASGAALQDLARAMERLAERKTGALIAIERRTPLGEYAATGVALDAKVSAPFLEALFARNAPLHDGGVIIQGSRVAAAGCLFPLQSSDGTYRRYGTRHRAAIGLSELTDAVVLVVSEERGSMRIALAGRLGPDLNGSELREQLRALVYDRADLSGELPGPRAASAAEPPTRAEISGPPERGSA, encoded by the coding sequence ATGCTGTTCCCCGGTTCACTGACCGTGAGGGACGTGCTGGACGTGCTGCTGGTCGCGTTTCTGATCTACCAGGGGTACCTGCTGGTGGTGGGAACGCGGGCGGTGAACGTCCTGCGCGGCATCCTGGTGTTTGCGGGCGTGTGGGTGCTGGCAGAGCTGCTGGGGCTCACCACCCTGAGCTACCTGCTGGGCCGCGCGGGCACGGTGGGGCTCTTTGCGTTGGTGGTGCTGTTTCAGCCGGAGTTGCGGGCGGCGCTGGAGCGGGTGGGCCGGCCGCGCGGGCGGGACCAGGGCGCGAGTGGCGCCGCGCTCCAGGACCTGGCCCGGGCGATGGAGCGCCTCGCCGAGCGCAAGACGGGCGCCCTGATCGCCATCGAGCGGCGCACACCGCTGGGCGAGTACGCGGCGACGGGGGTGGCGCTGGACGCGAAGGTGAGCGCACCCTTCCTGGAGGCGCTGTTTGCGCGCAACGCGCCGCTGCATGACGGCGGCGTGATCATCCAGGGGTCGCGGGTGGCCGCGGCAGGCTGCCTGTTTCCTCTCCAGTCGAGTGACGGCACCTACCGGCGCTACGGCACGCGCCACCGCGCCGCCATCGGCCTGTCAGAACTGACGGACGCGGTTGTGCTGGTGGTCAGCGAGGAGCGCGGCTCCATGCGAATCGCGCTTGCGGGGCGGCTGGGGCCGGACCTGAACGGCTCCGAGCTGCGCGAGCAACTGCGGGCCCTGGTGTATGACCGTGCGGACCTCAGCGGGGAATTGCCGGGGCCGCGGGCTGCCTCTGCCGCAGAGCCGCCCACGCGCGCCGAAATAAGCGGGCCGCCGGAACGGGGGAGCGCGTGA
- the yqeK gene encoding bis(5'-nucleosyl)-tetraphosphatase (symmetrical) YqeK, with product MIAELPALRHPLAELAGWDERVRLLVRPRRFEHVLRVAELSCRIARANGLDEARAYAAGILHDIARDLPDAELLRLAPPECDIDRAHPLALHGRAARTLLERWGYTDRVVLEAVEDHTTGPRGGNPVAACVYIADVSEPGRGVNDDIRELALRDLNAALCRAIVSKVTYLQGRGIQVHPRTLLAYHALPGAGQAASPAADPPPSP from the coding sequence ATGATCGCTGAGCTGCCCGCCCTGCGGCACCCGCTGGCTGAACTCGCTGGCTGGGACGAACGTGTGCGGCTGCTGGTGCGTCCGCGCCGCTTCGAGCACGTGCTGCGGGTCGCGGAGCTCTCCTGCCGTATCGCCCGCGCCAACGGCCTGGACGAGGCGCGCGCCTACGCCGCGGGGATCCTGCACGACATCGCCCGCGACCTGCCGGACGCCGAACTGCTTCGCCTGGCGCCGCCCGAGTGCGACATCGACCGGGCGCATCCGCTCGCGCTGCATGGCCGCGCCGCTCGCACCCTGCTGGAACGCTGGGGCTATACCGACCGCGTGGTGCTGGAGGCTGTGGAGGACCACACCACCGGCCCGCGCGGGGGCAATCCGGTGGCGGCCTGCGTCTACATCGCGGACGTATCCGAGCCCGGAAGGGGCGTGAATGACGATATCCGCGAACTGGCGCTGCGCGACCTGAATGCGGCCCTCTGCCGCGCCATCGTCTCCAAGGTGACGTACCTTCAGGGGCGCGGCATTCAGGTGCATCCGCGAACGCTGCTGGCGTACCATGCCCTGCCGGGGGCGGGGCAAGCCGCGTCTCCCGCTGCCGATCCTCCCCCGTCCCCATGA
- a CDS encoding ribonuclease HI, whose product MNQAYVDASWHERPDGYGVGGWGLVLLRPGELPTRYQGQLNAPDNNAAEVRAVLEAVRHAPAGEGLTVYTDNEAVIASVGRGRGPHRLADLARAVQDEAQARQVGLRVRYAPRTRRHMMAAHDLANNARRGLSSPEQDGPQADVLIEQRPALPEARVSLRRPGERVTALVNLDPLSDVPPSAQALLAAVTLARPGEVLVVRRASKVAQALWQRPERALRPAAQAQLTQARQQADGLGVQVEFQGTG is encoded by the coding sequence ATGAATCAGGCGTATGTGGATGCGAGCTGGCACGAGCGGCCCGATGGGTACGGGGTGGGGGGCTGGGGGCTGGTGCTGCTGCGCCCCGGTGAGCTGCCCACCCGCTACCAGGGGCAACTGAACGCGCCAGACAACAACGCCGCGGAGGTGAGGGCGGTGCTTGAGGCGGTGCGGCACGCTCCGGCGGGCGAGGGCCTCACCGTCTATACCGACAACGAGGCCGTGATCGCGTCGGTGGGCCGGGGCCGCGGACCGCACAGGCTCGCCGACCTCGCACGTGCGGTTCAGGACGAGGCGCAGGCGCGGCAGGTGGGGTTGCGCGTGCGGTACGCACCTCGGACCCGGCGGCACATGATGGCCGCGCATGATCTGGCCAACAACGCGCGGCGGGGCCTTTCCTCCCCCGAGCAGGACGGGCCGCAGGCGGACGTCCTGATCGAGCAGCGCCCCGCCCTGCCCGAAGCGCGTGTGAGCCTGCGCCGCCCCGGCGAGCGCGTCACCGCCCTCGTCAACCTTGATCCCCTCTCGGACGTGCCCCCCAGCGCTCAGGCCCTGCTGGCCGCCGTGACCCTCGCTCGCCCCGGAGAGGTGCTGGTCGTGCGCCGGGCGAGCAAGGTCGCCCAGGCCCTCTGGCAAAGGCCCGAACGCGCTCTGCGCCCCGCCGCCCAAGCTCAGCTCACGCAGGCTCGGCAACAGGCGGACGGGCTGGGCGTACAGGTGGAGTTTCAGGGGACGGGGTAG
- a CDS encoding metal-dependent hydrolase, translated as MQLRFLGQSAFLLESGEHRVLIDPFIAGNPQSPITVEEALGWNLSAVLISHAHGDHWGNALDFGRAGVPIIGTAEIGGYAQQHGAQNAVGMNIGGTYRASWGSVTLTPAWHSSSFPDGTYGGMPTGLVIELDGVRVYHAGDTNLFGDMRLIGDRGLDVALLPIGDHYTMGPEEAARALELLRPRIAIPMHYGTFPVLTGDPQVFAREGRERGVDVRVLAPGETTEA; from the coding sequence ATGCAACTGCGTTTTTTGGGTCAGAGTGCGTTTCTTCTCGAAAGCGGCGAGCACCGCGTTCTGATTGACCCTTTTATCGCGGGCAATCCCCAGTCCCCCATCACTGTGGAGGAGGCCCTGGGCTGGAACCTCAGCGCGGTTCTGATCAGCCACGCCCACGGCGACCACTGGGGCAACGCGCTCGACTTTGGCCGAGCCGGCGTGCCCATCATCGGCACCGCTGAGATCGGCGGGTACGCGCAGCAACACGGCGCGCAAAACGCCGTCGGGATGAACATCGGCGGCACTTACCGCGCCTCCTGGGGCAGCGTGACCCTCACCCCCGCCTGGCACTCCTCCTCCTTTCCCGACGGAACCTATGGCGGCATGCCGACCGGCCTGGTGATCGAGCTGGACGGCGTGCGGGTGTACCACGCGGGCGACACCAACCTGTTTGGGGACATGCGTCTCATCGGAGACCGGGGGCTGGACGTGGCCCTGTTGCCCATCGGGGACCACTACACGATGGGGCCGGAGGAGGCGGCCCGTGCGCTGGAGCTGCTGCGCCCGCGTATCGCCATCCCCATGCACTACGGCACCTTTCCGGTGTTGACCGGAGACCCGCAGGTGTTTGCGCGCGAAGGCCGGGAGCGCGGCGTGGACGTGCGGGTGCTGGCGCCGGGGGAGACGACGGAGGCGTGA
- a CDS encoding VOC family protein, whose protein sequence is MKTILAFVTLHTPDYPAARAYFTEVLGFEPTEERPGANAFVQASGAGLAIREDREARPPLGAGVTAYFIVPDLENYHAQLARRGAEIVEPPHNMPFGRTFTVKTPDGHRLGFYEA, encoded by the coding sequence ATGAAGACCATTCTCGCTTTTGTCACCCTGCATACGCCCGATTACCCGGCGGCCCGCGCCTACTTCACTGAGGTGCTGGGCTTCGAGCCGACCGAGGAGCGTCCGGGCGCGAACGCCTTTGTGCAGGCGAGCGGCGCCGGGCTGGCGATCCGTGAAGACCGTGAGGCCAGACCACCGCTCGGCGCGGGTGTGACCGCCTATTTCATCGTGCCGGATCTGGAGAACTACCACGCGCAACTCGCCCGGCGCGGCGCGGAGATCGTTGAACCGCCGCACAATATGCCCTTTGGCCGAACCTTCACGGTAAAGACCCCTGACGGTCACCGGCTCGGCTTCTACGAGGCCTGA
- the pyrE gene encoding orotate phosphoribosyltransferase, whose translation MDVLALYREAGAYHEGHFLLASGRHSPKFLQSTTVLQYPHLTERIGQALAAKLREAGIQAGLLVGPAMGGVILAYETARHYGTRAIFTEKDGQGGMKVREAFTVQPGEAFVAVEDVLTTGGSVLKAVRAVEALGGRCAAVACIVDRRREEGPLSGYPLVSLTRLYFDTYAPDEVPAWLAERPLQEI comes from the coding sequence ATGGACGTTCTGGCCCTCTACCGAGAGGCGGGCGCGTACCACGAGGGGCATTTTCTGCTCGCGTCGGGCCGCCACTCGCCCAAGTTCCTGCAATCCACCACCGTGCTGCAATATCCGCACCTCACCGAGCGGATCGGCCAGGCCCTCGCCGCAAAACTGCGAGAGGCCGGGATTCAAGCCGGTCTCCTCGTCGGCCCGGCGATGGGCGGGGTCATCCTCGCCTATGAGACGGCTCGCCACTACGGCACCCGCGCCATCTTCACGGAAAAGGACGGCCAGGGCGGGATGAAGGTCCGCGAGGCCTTTACTGTCCAGCCGGGAGAAGCCTTTGTCGCGGTCGAGGACGTGCTCACCACCGGCGGCAGCGTCCTCAAGGCCGTCCGCGCGGTGGAGGCTCTGGGCGGCCGGTGCGCCGCTGTGGCCTGCATCGTGGACCGCCGCCGCGAGGAGGGGCCGCTTTCGGGTTACCCCCTCGTCAGCCTCACCCGGCTGTACTTCGACACCTATGCGCCGGATGAGGTGCCGGCGTGGCTGGCCGAGCGGCCCTTGCAGGAGATCTGA
- the odhB gene encoding 2-oxoglutarate dehydrogenase complex dihydrolipoyllysine-residue succinyltransferase, which produces MAEIKVPVFSESVSEGTLLTWHKQPGEAVKRGEVIAEIETDKVVLEVTAQQDGVLQSVTKQEGDTVLSEEVLGTIGEAAASTPAPDQALGPVAGETSAGGTAVQADSQGQQPAAARREDLSPAVRKIVAEQGLDPAQLPATGPKGNITKADAVAAAQGGLTYQGPQSAAQPVSQQAAASSPSAPAPAPVSQVPPGARPEQRVPMTRIRQRIAERLKEVQNTAALLTTFNEINMKPAMDLRKKYQDQFVAKHGVKLGFMSLFVRAATEALKQFPVVNASVEGKDIIYHGYYDIGIAVASDRGLVVPILRDTDQLSLADIEKKIAEFAGKARSGKLTLEEMSGGTFSITNGGTFGSLMSTPIINAPQSAILGMHNIVERPVAEQGQVVIRPMMYVALSYDHRIIDGKEAVQFLVTIKNLLEDPARMLLEV; this is translated from the coding sequence ATGGCGGAGATCAAGGTTCCCGTATTTTCTGAGTCGGTGAGCGAGGGTACGCTCCTGACCTGGCACAAGCAGCCCGGCGAGGCCGTCAAGCGCGGCGAGGTCATCGCGGAGATCGAGACCGACAAGGTCGTGCTTGAGGTCACCGCCCAGCAGGACGGTGTGCTCCAAAGCGTGACCAAACAGGAGGGTGACACCGTCCTGAGCGAGGAAGTGCTGGGGACCATCGGCGAGGCCGCCGCCAGCACGCCCGCCCCTGACCAGGCCTTGGGCCCGGTCGCGGGAGAAACGAGCGCGGGCGGCACCGCCGTTCAAGCCGACAGCCAGGGGCAGCAGCCGGCCGCGGCCCGCCGCGAGGACCTCTCTCCGGCTGTGCGCAAGATCGTCGCGGAACAGGGCCTTGACCCGGCGCAGCTGCCCGCGACCGGGCCCAAGGGCAACATCACCAAGGCGGACGCTGTCGCCGCCGCGCAGGGCGGCTTGACCTACCAGGGTCCGCAGTCGGCGGCGCAACCCGTCAGCCAGCAGGCTGCGGCCAGCAGCCCGTCCGCACCGGCACCAGCGCCCGTCTCCCAGGTTCCGCCGGGAGCGCGGCCCGAGCAACGGGTCCCCATGACCCGCATTCGTCAGCGCATCGCCGAGCGCCTCAAGGAGGTGCAGAACACCGCTGCGCTGCTCACCACCTTCAACGAGATCAACATGAAGCCGGCGATGGACCTGCGGAAGAAGTACCAGGACCAGTTTGTCGCCAAGCACGGCGTGAAGCTGGGCTTCATGAGCCTTTTTGTGCGCGCGGCGACCGAGGCCCTCAAGCAGTTCCCGGTGGTCAACGCGAGCGTCGAGGGCAAGGACATTATCTATCACGGCTACTACGACATCGGCATCGCGGTGGCCTCTGACCGTGGCCTGGTCGTGCCCATCCTGCGCGACACCGACCAGCTGAGCCTGGCCGACATCGAAAAGAAGATCGCCGAGTTCGCAGGAAAGGCGCGGAGCGGCAAGCTGACGCTGGAAGAGATGAGCGGCGGCACCTTTTCCATCACCAACGGCGGCACCTTCGGCTCGCTGATGAGCACCCCGATCATCAATGCGCCGCAGAGCGCCATTCTGGGGATGCACAACATCGTTGAGCGCCCGGTTGCGGAGCAGGGCCAGGTCGTGATCCGTCCGATGATGTACGTGGCCCTCTCGTATGATCACCGCATCATTGACGGCAAGGAAGCCGTGCAGTTCCTGGTGACGATCAAGAACCTGCTCGAAGACCCGGCACGGATGCTGCTGGAGGTGTAA
- a CDS encoding YafY family protein, translating to MNRTDRLFALLLELRGGGWTPAEDLARTFGVSVRTVYRDMLALGEAGVPLVSLPGKGYRLLEGYFLPPLHLTVEEAVMLTLGGDAVRGAFDAEYAQALTSALRKLEAALPEGKRVEVVELRRHLRVIPPNESGDAETLRRLRAAVLGRRAVAFAYHKPDAPVETREVYPLSLIHLNGVWLLGAFDPARGARRTFRLTRMAEVRLLPQTFELDPRWRAGPAPERERRGVRVRLQFPDELRRAVRERPHFFQTAAQDVAGGFEVTLQVRDLRDVLAWVLSWGAGVQVLEPPELREQVREEARRMLLT from the coding sequence ATGAACCGGACGGACCGCCTCTTCGCGTTGCTGCTTGAACTTCGCGGAGGTGGCTGGACGCCCGCCGAGGACCTGGCCCGCACCTTCGGTGTCAGCGTGCGGACCGTTTACCGCGACATGCTGGCTCTGGGCGAGGCAGGTGTGCCGCTGGTCAGCTTGCCGGGCAAGGGCTACCGCCTGCTCGAAGGCTATTTCCTGCCACCGCTTCACCTGACGGTGGAAGAGGCGGTGATGCTGACCCTCGGCGGCGACGCGGTGCGGGGGGCTTTCGATGCCGAGTATGCCCAGGCATTGACCTCGGCGCTGCGCAAACTGGAGGCGGCTCTCCCCGAGGGCAAGCGTGTGGAAGTGGTCGAGCTCCGCCGCCACTTGCGCGTGATTCCACCGAATGAGAGTGGGGACGCCGAGACGCTGCGGCGGTTACGCGCTGCCGTGCTGGGCCGCCGCGCCGTGGCCTTCGCCTATCACAAGCCGGATGCACCTGTGGAAACGCGGGAGGTCTATCCCCTGTCCCTGATTCACCTGAATGGCGTCTGGCTCCTGGGAGCGTTCGACCCGGCACGCGGCGCGCGGCGGACTTTCCGCCTCACCCGTATGGCCGAGGTGCGCCTGTTGCCGCAGACGTTCGAGCTTGACCCCCGCTGGCGGGCCGGTCCCGCTCCGGAACGCGAGCGGCGGGGGGTGCGGGTCCGCTTGCAGTTTCCCGACGAACTCCGGCGGGCCGTGCGGGAGCGGCCTCATTTCTTCCAGACGGCAGCACAGGATGTGGCGGGCGGGTTTGAAGTGACCCTCCAGGTCCGTGACCTGCGTGACGTTCTCGCCTGGGTGTTGTCGTGGGGCGCGGGCGTCCAGGTGCTGGAGCCACCCGAACTGCGGGAGCAGGTCCGCGAGGAAGCGCGGCGGATGCTCCTGACATAG